From Pseudoalteromonas sp. DL-6, one genomic window encodes:
- the rlmJ gene encoding 23S rRNA (adenine(2030)-N(6))-methyltransferase RlmJ yields the protein MLSYRHSFHAGNPADVLKHLVLAQVLGYQTIKDKPLDYIDTHSGAGFFELAAPDAQKTQEYQDGIEKLWQHTSQHSALNDYIELIKSFNESSSLAFYPGSPKIAEHFLRRQDKGWFFELHPRDLVLLEENMQGKRSIRVRGENGFAGLIGLLPPASRRACVLIDPPYEIKDDYNTVVQTIVKAHQRFATGTYMIWYPVVDRERIDTMEQGLIDAGIRNIQLFELGTEADTDVHGMTASGMIVINPPWKLKQAMDDVLPELVSLLSKPGGFYRSEQLVAE from the coding sequence ATGCTTAGTTACAGACACTCCTTTCATGCGGGTAACCCTGCCGATGTACTTAAACATTTAGTACTAGCGCAAGTGCTGGGTTATCAAACTATAAAAGATAAGCCGCTTGACTATATTGATACGCATTCGGGGGCTGGTTTTTTTGAACTGGCAGCACCAGACGCGCAAAAAACCCAAGAGTACCAAGACGGTATTGAAAAACTTTGGCAACATACTAGTCAGCATAGCGCACTAAATGACTACATTGAGTTAATAAAATCGTTTAATGAGAGCTCGTCTCTGGCGTTTTACCCAGGCTCACCAAAAATCGCCGAACACTTTTTACGTCGTCAAGATAAGGGCTGGTTTTTTGAGTTGCATCCGCGAGATTTGGTATTACTTGAAGAAAACATGCAAGGTAAACGCTCTATTCGGGTGCGCGGCGAAAATGGGTTTGCGGGCTTAATTGGTTTATTACCGCCAGCTTCACGCAGAGCCTGCGTGTTAATAGACCCACCTTATGAAATAAAAGACGATTACAACACGGTAGTACAAACCATTGTAAAAGCCCATCAGCGCTTCGCGACAGGGACTTACATGATTTGGTATCCGGTTGTAGACAGAGAACGTATTGATACTATGGAGCAGGGATTAATTGACGCGGGAATTAGAAATATTCAATTATTTGAATTAGGTACCGAAGCTGATACTGATGTACATGGTATGACCGCCTCTGGAATGATAGTAATAAACCCACCATGGAAATTAAAGCAAGCAATGGATGACGTGTTGCCTGAACTAGTAAGTTTGTTGAGTAAGCCAGGTGGCTTTTACCGTAGCGAGCAGTTAGTCGCCGAATAA
- a CDS encoding HDOD domain-containing protein produces the protein MPNISDVKNSSILVTQYIARQPIFDGDKSIFAYELLYRDSVNNAFPVGTTDGQATGRLFFNALMLVGIEKLTLNKTAFINLSSEGLLEDLPKLLQPENTVIEIVERTENIELVAQRVTELKKEGYVFALDDYDAHEKWQPLLGLVDFIKLEVEEPVIKTSMLLKKLKRNFPNIKIVVERIETYEEFRQLKEAGCDYFQGFFFAHPEMLSYSNIEPLKMAVLDLLRCTSRTDLDFNEINQRISKDVGLTARVLKLVNARSANKNLVITSIPQAVVYLGEDSIRKFVRVLALSELGSDKPSELTRLGLCRAQFMQIILEPGGKVIAEQGYLVGLMSVLDAILDMELEAIAKEFSLGAELSGALLSFEGMMGNSLHLIKAVEEDNWQLAKKLLETIRPASNIELVYTAMLDARQYADELLATIIEQD, from the coding sequence ATGCCAAATATTTCAGACGTAAAAAATTCATCTATTTTGGTCACTCAATATATTGCTCGGCAACCAATTTTTGACGGTGATAAAAGCATTTTTGCTTATGAGTTGCTCTATCGCGATTCAGTTAATAATGCTTTTCCTGTAGGAACAACTGACGGGCAAGCTACAGGACGACTTTTTTTTAATGCGCTAATGCTGGTTGGTATTGAAAAGCTAACGCTCAATAAAACTGCGTTTATTAATTTATCGAGTGAGGGGCTTTTAGAGGATTTACCTAAATTATTGCAGCCAGAAAATACCGTAATTGAAATTGTTGAGCGCACTGAAAATATAGAGCTGGTTGCTCAACGAGTAACCGAGTTAAAAAAGGAAGGGTATGTATTTGCGTTAGATGATTACGACGCACACGAAAAATGGCAACCTTTGCTCGGTTTGGTAGATTTTATAAAGCTTGAAGTTGAAGAACCCGTAATAAAAACCAGCATGCTGCTGAAAAAACTTAAACGGAACTTTCCTAATATTAAAATAGTGGTAGAGCGAATTGAAACTTATGAAGAGTTCAGGCAACTGAAAGAGGCTGGATGCGATTATTTTCAAGGGTTCTTTTTTGCACATCCAGAAATGCTGAGTTACAGCAATATTGAACCCTTAAAAATGGCTGTTTTAGACTTACTGCGTTGCACATCCCGCACAGACTTAGATTTTAATGAAATTAATCAACGCATTTCTAAAGATGTCGGTTTGACTGCACGCGTCCTAAAACTAGTGAATGCTCGCTCTGCTAATAAAAATTTAGTGATAACGTCTATTCCTCAGGCGGTTGTGTATTTAGGGGAAGACTCTATTAGAAAGTTTGTACGAGTATTGGCGCTAAGCGAACTTGGCTCAGACAAGCCCAGTGAACTTACTCGTTTAGGCTTATGTCGAGCGCAGTTCATGCAAATAATTTTAGAACCAGGCGGAAAAGTCATTGCAGAACAAGGTTATTTAGTCGGCTTAATGTCGGTGCTTGATGCTATTTTAGATATGGAACTGGAAGCTATTGCTAAAGAGTTTAGTTTAGGGGCTGAGTTATCTGGTGCACTATTAAGTTTTGAAGGCATGATGGGTAATTCTTTACATTTAATAAAAGCGGTAGAGGAAGATAATTGGCAATTGGCTAAAAAGTTGTTAGAGACTATTCGACCTGCATCAAATATAGAGCTGGTGTATACAGCCATGTTAGATGCACGCCAATATGCGGATGAGTTATTAGCCACCATTATTGAGCAAGACTAA
- a CDS encoding efflux RND transporter permease subunit: protein MITAIIRWSVVNRFFVLLLTAILIGGGLYAVKNTPVDALPDLSDVQVIVKTSYPGQAPQVVQDQVTFPITTAMLSVPGAQTVRGFSFFGDSYVYVIFDEDTDLYWARSRVQEYLSQVSARLPSTAIAELGPDATGVGWVYLYALTDTTGKHDISQLRSLQDWFLKFELQTVPGVSEVASVGGMVKQYQVNVQPDKLRAYGIPLSLIQTAIKQGNQEMGASVVEMAEAEYMVTSTGYVKSVADLEAIPLGINANGTALQLRDVANVRLGPQMRRGVAELNGEGEVAGGVVVMRFGENAQKTIELVKAKLESLKKGLPEGVEIVPVYDRSHLIKDAVDNLTSKLMEELIVVALVCVVFLFHVRSSLVAIITLPLGILTAFIIMYWQGINANIMSLGGIAIAIGAMTDGAIVMIENMHKHMEKKPLTDENRWQVVIDSASEVGPALFFSLLIITVSFMPVFILEAQEGRMFAPLAYTKTYAMAASAGLAITLVPVLMGYFIRGKVISENKNPVNRLLVNSYKPLLNLVLKFPKSTLLIALVITLMGFYPINKIGSEFIPPLDEGDLMYMPTTYPGISIGKARELLQQTDKLIATVPEVKTVFGKIGRAETATDPAPLTMIETFIQFKPKDQWREGMTTEKLKQELDALVKFPGLTNAWVMPIKTRIDMLATGIKTPVGIKVAGPNLNKIQKIGQQIEILLKDLPGTASVYSERVAGGRYIKVDINREKAARYSLNIADVQQVVATAIGGMNVTETVEGQERYPVNIRYPQAYRNSPEELMLLPIVTPTGQRIALADVADVFISDGPPGIKSENARLNGWSFIDIKDTDIGSYVANAQQLLNEQLILPAGYSITWAGQYEYMERAKAKLSYVLPLTLAIIVVLLYLNFRSFTEVFIIMATLPLAMIGGIWLMYLEGFNFSVAVGVGFIALAGVAVEIGVIMLVYLNQAYKAQIEAASQVGKSLSIEQLKHAILEGAGLRVRPVMMTVATIVIGLLPVLYGTGTGSEVMSRIAAPMVGGMFSAIVLTLLVLPAVYLLWRKRNL from the coding sequence ATGATTACTGCAATTATTCGCTGGTCTGTTGTTAATCGTTTTTTTGTACTGTTACTGACCGCTATATTGATTGGTGGCGGCTTGTATGCTGTAAAAAATACGCCTGTAGATGCTTTACCCGATTTATCCGATGTACAGGTTATTGTTAAAACCTCTTATCCTGGGCAAGCACCGCAAGTAGTACAGGATCAGGTTACATTTCCTATAACCACGGCGATGTTATCGGTACCTGGCGCGCAAACAGTGCGAGGCTTTTCGTTTTTTGGTGACTCCTACGTATACGTTATTTTTGATGAAGACACCGATTTATATTGGGCGCGAAGCCGTGTTCAAGAGTATTTAAGCCAAGTATCTGCGCGCTTACCTAGTACGGCAATTGCAGAGCTAGGCCCGGATGCCACCGGCGTTGGCTGGGTATATTTATATGCACTCACTGATACCACCGGTAAGCATGACATAAGCCAACTACGTAGTTTACAAGATTGGTTTTTAAAATTTGAACTGCAAACTGTACCCGGTGTGTCCGAAGTGGCATCGGTAGGCGGTATGGTCAAACAATACCAAGTAAACGTTCAGCCCGATAAGCTTCGTGCTTATGGTATTCCGCTAAGCCTTATTCAAACTGCCATTAAGCAAGGCAATCAAGAAATGGGTGCATCGGTAGTTGAGATGGCAGAAGCTGAATACATGGTCACCAGTACTGGCTACGTAAAAAGTGTTGCTGATTTAGAAGCCATTCCTTTAGGTATAAACGCTAACGGTACTGCACTACAGTTACGTGATGTTGCTAATGTGCGTCTAGGTCCGCAAATGCGCCGCGGTGTTGCCGAGCTTAACGGCGAAGGCGAGGTGGCAGGTGGCGTAGTGGTTATGCGTTTTGGTGAAAACGCGCAAAAAACCATAGAGCTCGTTAAAGCTAAATTAGAGTCACTTAAAAAAGGGCTACCAGAGGGGGTTGAAATTGTACCTGTGTACGACCGCTCTCATTTAATAAAAGACGCAGTTGATAACCTCACCTCTAAATTAATGGAAGAGCTTATTGTAGTGGCTTTAGTGTGTGTGGTGTTTTTATTCCATGTACGCTCATCGCTGGTGGCTATTATTACCTTACCGTTAGGCATACTCACCGCTTTTATTATTATGTATTGGCAGGGAATTAACGCCAATATCATGTCATTAGGCGGGATTGCTATTGCGATTGGTGCTATGACTGATGGTGCGATTGTGATGATTGAAAACATGCACAAGCACATGGAGAAAAAACCGCTAACAGATGAAAACCGTTGGCAAGTGGTGATTGACTCTGCCAGTGAAGTTGGGCCTGCGTTATTTTTTAGCTTATTAATAATTACCGTGAGTTTTATGCCGGTATTTATTTTAGAAGCTCAGGAAGGACGAATGTTTGCGCCATTAGCGTACACAAAAACCTATGCAATGGCGGCCTCGGCCGGATTAGCAATTACCTTAGTACCCGTGCTGATGGGTTATTTCATTCGTGGTAAGGTGATCTCTGAAAATAAAAATCCAGTTAACCGTTTACTGGTAAATAGTTATAAGCCGCTGTTAAATCTAGTATTAAAATTTCCGAAAAGTACCTTGCTGATTGCGCTAGTTATCACTTTAATGGGCTTTTATCCGATAAATAAAATAGGCAGTGAATTTATTCCACCTCTTGATGAGGGGGATCTAATGTATATGCCGACTACTTATCCAGGAATTTCAATAGGTAAGGCGCGCGAGCTATTGCAGCAAACCGATAAATTGATTGCCACTGTGCCCGAGGTGAAAACCGTATTTGGTAAAATTGGACGAGCGGAAACGGCAACTGATCCGGCACCACTGACCATGATTGAAACCTTCATACAGTTTAAGCCTAAAGATCAGTGGCGCGAAGGCATGACCACTGAAAAACTCAAACAAGAGCTGGATGCTTTAGTTAAGTTTCCTGGGCTGACTAACGCTTGGGTAATGCCAATTAAAACGCGGATAGATATGCTGGCTACAGGGATTAAAACTCCTGTGGGTATAAAAGTAGCGGGGCCAAATTTGAATAAGATTCAAAAAATAGGTCAACAAATAGAGATATTACTTAAAGATCTTCCCGGTACAGCGTCTGTTTACTCAGAGCGTGTAGCGGGTGGGCGTTATATTAAGGTAGATATTAACCGTGAAAAAGCAGCGCGCTACAGTTTAAATATTGCTGATGTGCAACAAGTAGTCGCAACCGCTATTGGTGGCATGAACGTGACTGAAACGGTTGAGGGTCAAGAGCGCTACCCGGTTAATATTCGTTATCCGCAAGCGTACCGTAACTCCCCCGAAGAACTGATGCTTTTACCTATAGTTACTCCAACGGGGCAACGAATTGCACTTGCTGATGTGGCGGATGTATTTATTAGTGATGGTCCGCCTGGCATAAAAAGTGAAAATGCCCGTTTAAATGGTTGGAGCTTTATTGATATTAAAGATACTGATATTGGTAGCTATGTAGCAAATGCTCAACAATTATTGAATGAGCAGCTTATTTTACCTGCTGGATACTCTATAACTTGGGCTGGGCAATACGAATACATGGAGCGCGCTAAAGCTAAACTGAGTTATGTGTTGCCGCTTACCTTAGCCATTATTGTAGTGCTGCTTTATCTTAACTTTAGAAGCTTCACCGAGGTATTTATCATTATGGCGACTTTACCACTAGCAATGATAGGTGGCATTTGGCTAATGTACTTAGAAGGCTTTAACTTCTCTGTTGCTGTGGGGGTCGGCTTTATTGCCCTTGCAGGGGTAGCTGTTGAAATTGGCGTTATTATGTTGGTGTATTTAAACCAAGCTTATAAAGCGCAGATAGAGGCCGCTTCTCAAGTGGGAAAAAGCTTGAGTATTGAGCAGCTTAAGCATGCCATATTAGAAGGCGCCGGTTTACGTGTTCGCCCGGTAATGATGACGGTAGCAACCATAGTAATTGGCCTATTACCTGTATTATATGGCACCGGCACGGGGAGTGAAGTAATGAGCCGTATAGCGGCACCTATGGTCGGTGGTATGTTCAGTGCTATTGTTTTAACACTGCTGGTGTTGCCTGCTGTGTATTTATTGTGGCGAAAGCGAAACCTATAA
- a CDS encoding alkylphosphonate utilization protein has product MSIEQALIERSSNQCELCAATNNLTVYEVPPVTEAHSDKCIYTCQTCKDQIEGNSDLTPTHWHCLNDSMWSQTPAVQVVAYRMLTQLAADNGWAQDALDMIYLEEDTLTWAQQALAEDDDIKHIDSNGVVLQAGDTVTLIKDLDVKGSSLTAKRGTAVRNIGLTSNPEHIEGRVDGQRIVILTKYVKK; this is encoded by the coding sequence ATGAGCATTGAACAAGCCTTAATAGAGCGTAGCAGTAACCAATGTGAACTCTGCGCAGCAACCAACAACTTAACTGTTTACGAAGTCCCTCCTGTTACAGAAGCTCATTCAGATAAATGCATTTACACCTGTCAAACATGTAAAGATCAAATAGAGGGCAATAGCGATTTAACCCCAACCCATTGGCATTGCTTAAATGACAGTATGTGGAGTCAAACACCGGCGGTACAAGTTGTGGCTTATCGCATGCTGACTCAGTTAGCAGCTGATAACGGCTGGGCACAAGACGCGCTTGATATGATTTACCTTGAAGAAGATACATTAACATGGGCGCAGCAAGCACTTGCTGAAGATGATGATATTAAACACATTGATAGCAATGGTGTGGTACTACAAGCTGGCGACACCGTCACGTTAATAAAAGATTTAGATGTGAAAGGTAGTAGCTTAACAGCAAAACGCGGTACTGCCGTTCGCAATATTGGCTTAACCAGCAACCCTGAACATATTGAAGGGCGTGTTGATGGACAGCGTATTGTAATTTTAACTAAATACGTAAAAAAATAA
- a CDS encoding META domain-containing protein, with protein sequence MFSSKPNSMLKSIAGLCFISSGALMLSACNDDTAQQTSAVTQTTATLPVQVSYLDRSLLAPNSQLIVTLVDVSKMDVAATVISEQVIDLVGAPPYQVELEYNREKIDQTHRYSVRATINNQGNLLYTSTTSNSPFADTSSSEPLEIIVSKVAPKPDVDLVNTYFKAVSIDGNPVVVNTKELFIQFNSDNTVHGFLGCNNFNGGYEVSKQAVTFTQLATTQKMCHDYMEQESAMAAVLQAATQWQINGEKLVLQNEAGNQLATFNAVYF encoded by the coding sequence ATGTTCTCATCTAAGCCAAATTCAATGTTAAAGTCGATTGCAGGCCTGTGTTTTATATCAAGTGGCGCACTTATGCTGAGCGCATGTAACGACGATACCGCACAGCAAACTAGCGCTGTGACGCAAACAACAGCTACCTTACCGGTGCAAGTTAGTTACTTAGATCGCAGTCTATTAGCGCCTAATTCACAGCTAATCGTTACCTTGGTTGATGTGTCAAAAATGGATGTGGCAGCAACCGTAATTTCTGAGCAGGTGATTGATTTAGTGGGCGCACCGCCTTATCAAGTAGAGCTTGAGTACAACCGTGAAAAAATTGATCAAACTCACCGCTATAGCGTACGTGCAACCATTAATAATCAAGGAAACTTGCTATACACCAGCACAACCAGTAACTCGCCTTTTGCTGATACTAGCTCATCTGAACCTTTAGAGATTATTGTTTCAAAAGTAGCGCCAAAGCCAGACGTTGATTTAGTAAATACCTACTTCAAAGCAGTTTCAATCGACGGCAACCCCGTTGTAGTGAATACCAAAGAACTATTTATTCAATTTAATAGTGACAACACTGTGCACGGCTTTTTAGGGTGCAATAACTTTAATGGCGGTTATGAAGTATCGAAGCAAGCAGTGACTTTTACGCAGTTAGCTACCACGCAAAAAATGTGTCATGACTATATGGAACAAGAAAGCGCGATGGCGGCTGTGCTTCAGGCAGCAACGCAATGGCAAATTAATGGTGAAAAATTAGTATTACAAAATGAGGCAGGCAACCAACTTGCTACCTTTAACGCTGTTTACTTTTAA
- a CDS encoding paraquat-inducible protein A, whose amino-acid sequence MRLFLPITTILIALALLIPGVTQPVLSMEGKIDKSKLAEAGIEMLADEGNQNTRNMLMMISSMLGLDKLEGEISAYQKTRSIWGTVNELADNKNYLVAILVAFFSMVIPTIKLLLQLLYCVLKETSFKHNLGKVIIGLSKWSMVDVFVIALIVAYMAGNANANSEDLLNMHAEFGTGFWYFTGYCLFAIAASSFIKPVVKTS is encoded by the coding sequence ATGCGTTTATTTTTACCTATTACCACTATTTTAATTGCCTTAGCTTTATTAATTCCCGGGGTGACTCAGCCCGTACTGAGTATGGAAGGTAAAATTGATAAGTCTAAACTTGCTGAGGCGGGCATTGAAATGTTGGCAGATGAAGGGAATCAAAACACCCGTAATATGCTAATGATGATCTCGAGTATGTTGGGGTTAGATAAACTTGAAGGCGAGATAAGCGCTTATCAAAAAACACGCAGTATTTGGGGCACCGTTAACGAACTGGCCGATAACAAAAACTACTTAGTGGCGATATTAGTGGCGTTTTTTTCAATGGTGATCCCAACAATTAAGCTGCTGCTTCAATTGTTGTATTGTGTGCTGAAGGAGACTTCGTTTAAGCACAATCTTGGTAAGGTGATTATCGGTTTAAGTAAATGGAGTATGGTGGATGTGTTTGTTATTGCATTAATAGTGGCTTACATGGCTGGTAATGCAAACGCGAACTCAGAAGATTTACTTAATATGCATGCTGAGTTTGGTACTGGTTTTTGGTATTTTACCGGCTATTGCTTGTTCGCCATTGCGGCCAGTAGCTTCATAAAGCCAGTAGTAAAAACCAGTTAA
- a CDS encoding TolC family protein, which produces MNHFAVLKSVCISSLLSISVSVHSAELGLNEAINYALNHEPWLKASKQKQSSIEAKSIAAGTLPDPVLTLGLMNLPTNGFAFDQENMTQFKVGISQSLSRGDSLALQQKALSQSAAAEPWLRKDRLAQVKTIVTESWLNAYRAQRSIALIEQDKALFTQLIDITESSYVSSVGKTRQQDIIRAQLELTRLEDKLMQLEQQLQGAKKRLTQWLPIAMLSLPVSDDFSELTALKNYTELEYQQLMTMLLKHPAIMAMDNAIVAKQTQISVAEQGYKPQIGVNMGYGYRDDMPMGGSRADLFSVGISIDLPLFTDNRQDQLVNAAIADSEEAKTQKLIALKKLQGMYFKEVSQLARLHQRAELYQAKLLPQMAEQAQATLNAYTRDDGNFSDVMQARISQLNAKIDALNIHVDQKIIIARLNYYASADDTSLKNTPQQEPSYEY; this is translated from the coding sequence ATGAATCACTTCGCAGTATTAAAATCCGTGTGTATAAGTAGCTTGTTGAGTATTAGTGTCTCTGTACACAGTGCTGAACTAGGTTTAAATGAGGCAATTAACTATGCCTTAAACCATGAGCCCTGGCTTAAAGCTAGCAAGCAAAAACAATCATCAATTGAAGCAAAAAGTATTGCCGCAGGAACCTTACCTGATCCAGTGCTTACATTAGGGTTAATGAACCTACCAACTAATGGTTTTGCTTTTGATCAAGAAAATATGACCCAATTTAAGGTGGGAATTAGCCAATCACTGAGCCGAGGCGATAGCCTAGCACTTCAACAAAAGGCCCTTTCTCAGTCAGCTGCAGCAGAGCCTTGGCTGCGTAAAGATAGACTCGCGCAAGTAAAAACCATAGTTACTGAGTCATGGCTCAATGCTTATAGAGCGCAACGAAGCATTGCACTAATTGAGCAAGATAAAGCTTTGTTTACTCAGCTCATTGATATTACAGAATCAAGCTATGTAAGCTCGGTGGGCAAAACACGCCAACAAGATATTATTCGAGCGCAATTAGAGTTAACCCGCCTTGAAGATAAATTAATGCAACTGGAGCAGCAGCTACAAGGTGCTAAAAAGCGGCTAACACAATGGTTGCCTATCGCTATGCTGAGCCTGCCTGTCAGTGATGACTTTTCAGAGCTTACAGCATTAAAAAACTACACCGAGTTAGAGTATCAGCAATTAATGACCATGCTATTAAAGCACCCTGCAATTATGGCAATGGATAATGCAATAGTGGCAAAGCAAACTCAAATTAGTGTGGCTGAGCAAGGCTATAAACCGCAAATTGGCGTTAATATGGGGTACGGTTATCGTGATGACATGCCCATGGGTGGCTCGCGAGCAGACCTTTTCTCTGTGGGTATAAGTATTGATTTACCGCTGTTTACCGATAACCGCCAAGACCAACTAGTAAATGCTGCCATTGCTGATAGCGAAGAAGCTAAAACACAAAAATTAATAGCCCTTAAAAAGCTACAAGGGATGTACTTTAAGGAAGTTAGCCAGTTAGCGCGGCTTCATCAGCGCGCCGAGCTTTATCAAGCCAAGCTGCTGCCGCAAATGGCTGAGCAAGCTCAAGCGACCCTAAATGCCTACACTCGCGATGATGGTAATTTCTCAGATGTGATGCAAGCGCGTATTAGTCAATTAAATGCCAAGATAGACGCCCTAAACATTCATGTTGATCAAAAGATAATTATCGCAAGGTTAAATTATTACGCCAGTGCTGATGATACCAGCTTAAAAAACACACCACAGCAGGAGCCGAGCTATGAATACTAA
- a CDS encoding ACT domain-containing protein, whose product MKQLVITILGEDRPGLVESISSVILENHGNWLSSNLSHLLGHFAGIIQVEVAEEHLQTFQDALNGLPKLDVRIEKGNIEIEPVELEQLNFVITGNDRPGIVQELASVIRHKGANITNLNSRQQSAPNWGVPIFSAVATVSLPNGLNKEEVINALESITSDLVVDIEQS is encoded by the coding sequence ATGAAGCAGTTGGTAATAACTATTTTAGGGGAAGATCGCCCCGGTTTAGTAGAAAGTATTTCATCGGTTATATTGGAAAACCACGGCAATTGGTTAAGCAGTAATTTAAGTCACTTACTCGGTCACTTTGCAGGCATCATTCAAGTTGAAGTAGCTGAAGAGCATTTACAGACATTTCAAGATGCGCTTAACGGGCTTCCTAAGTTAGATGTTCGTATTGAAAAGGGTAACATTGAAATTGAGCCTGTAGAGCTGGAGCAACTTAATTTTGTGATTACCGGTAATGATCGCCCTGGTATAGTGCAAGAGCTGGCAAGTGTTATTCGCCATAAAGGCGCGAATATTACAAACTTAAATTCTAGGCAGCAAAGTGCGCCAAACTGGGGAGTGCCTATATTTAGTGCCGTTGCCACCGTGAGCCTACCTAACGGACTGAATAAAGAAGAGGTTATTAACGCACTTGAATCAATTACTAGCGACTTAGTGGTTGATATAGAACAAAGTTAA
- a CDS encoding efflux RND transporter periplasmic adaptor subunit: MNTNLKLLLVAICSAALTTGILLSLPSEHSMPTDSKASSKKEPLYWVAPMDSNYRRDEPGLSPMGMDLVPVYEESDSGANEGPGSIQISPTVINNLGVRTAPVAFAALENEVNTVGYVQYNQDQLIHIHPRVEGWVETLYVKAAGDQVKQDEPLYTLYSPQLVNAQEEFVLALKRNNPVLIRAAKARLKSLNVSDGFISRLQKGQQVLQNITFYARQGGVVDELNIREGFYVKPDTSMMSIAQLDEVWVEAEVFERQAELIRVGLPVTMTLDYLSGQRWQGQVDYIYPTLDAKNRTLRVRLRFDNQGHQLKPNMFAQVSIHSQVAEKQLIVPKEAVIRTGSQNRVVVALGEGRFKSVEVTLGRSDAANTEILSGVMADDEVVTSAQFLIDSESSKNSDFKRMQAVSHGNMQMSDTNPSMATVNGVINSIDANNRVVNISREAIEKWGRGPATMDFVLAKNVTIEAFKLNDEVTFTFSIEQGEFVIHTMTSVHAMHSQHE, encoded by the coding sequence ATGAATACTAATTTAAAATTATTACTGGTGGCTATATGTAGTGCGGCATTAACTACGGGGATATTATTAAGCTTACCTAGTGAGCACTCTATGCCAACTGACAGTAAAGCCAGTAGTAAAAAAGAGCCGCTTTATTGGGTCGCACCTATGGACAGTAATTATCGCCGAGATGAACCTGGTTTATCGCCCATGGGCATGGATTTAGTGCCTGTTTACGAAGAGTCAGACAGTGGCGCAAATGAAGGGCCTGGCAGTATTCAAATTTCACCCACAGTGATTAATAATTTAGGTGTGCGTACCGCCCCTGTTGCGTTTGCTGCACTTGAAAATGAAGTTAACACGGTAGGTTATGTGCAATACAACCAAGACCAGCTAATTCATATTCATCCGCGCGTAGAGGGATGGGTCGAAACCTTATACGTTAAAGCCGCGGGTGATCAGGTTAAACAAGATGAGCCACTTTATACCTTATATTCACCACAGCTAGTGAATGCACAAGAAGAATTTGTGTTAGCGTTAAAGCGCAATAATCCGGTGCTAATTCGTGCCGCTAAAGCCCGTTTAAAATCACTCAATGTGTCTGATGGCTTTATTTCACGTCTGCAAAAAGGTCAGCAAGTACTGCAAAACATAACGTTTTATGCCCGCCAAGGTGGTGTTGTTGATGAACTTAATATTCGTGAAGGATTTTATGTTAAACCTGATACCTCAATGATGAGTATTGCTCAGCTTGATGAAGTATGGGTTGAGGCTGAGGTATTTGAGCGCCAAGCAGAACTCATTCGTGTTGGCTTGCCTGTAACCATGACACTCGATTATTTAAGTGGCCAACGCTGGCAAGGGCAAGTGGATTATATTTACCCTACCTTAGATGCTAAAAATCGTACTTTAAGAGTACGTTTGCGCTTTGATAACCAAGGCCATCAGTTAAAGCCTAATATGTTTGCTCAAGTCAGTATTCATAGTCAAGTAGCTGAAAAACAGTTAATCGTACCTAAAGAAGCTGTTATTCGCACTGGTAGCCAAAACCGTGTTGTAGTTGCACTAGGGGAAGGTCGTTTTAAATCGGTCGAGGTAACTTTAGGGCGAAGTGATGCTGCTAATACCGAAATTTTATCAGGTGTTATGGCAGACGATGAAGTGGTTACTTCAGCACAGTTTTTAATTGATTCAGAATCGAGTAAAAACTCTGACTTTAAGCGTATGCAAGCAGTCTCGCATGGCAATATGCAAATGAGTGATACCAACCCAAGCATGGCAACTGTGAATGGAGTGATTAACAGTATTGATGCTAACAATCGAGTTGTGAATATCAGCCGTGAGGCAATTGAAAAGTGGGGGCGTGGACCTGCAACTATGGACTTTGTGTTAGCAAAAAATGTAACGATTGAGGCGTTTAAGCTAAATGATGAAGTTACATTTACCTTTAGTATTGAGCAAGGTGAGTTTGTGATCCATACAATGACTTCTGTGCATGCTATGCATAGTCAGCACGAGTAG